Proteins from one Scyliorhinus canicula chromosome 6, sScyCan1.1, whole genome shotgun sequence genomic window:
- the LOC119968056 gene encoding mediator of RNA polymerase II transcription subunit 12-like has translation MADTHISAIASAPLSESLTDRRPLAPLMDSGNKSSSGLGAPKPPVKTKPTVPPKPSAAKPPLAELPSVRKVNSLAGPRPYGAPGARPHQPVRRPSSSSISPCPSPTSPQPPALAAGPPTPTSAAPPLLELLAEAMRGAPPQPTAGQPQAAPPQAGRPAPPPTAERPAGKPVFRVRPVAVRGPGKRFPGTTVEEILAKMEEPKREGDGGRRRSRELSASELSPRFGSTSFAFFNREPAGGVFTTTTSEGKENRPSAQARSPPAGPNSQPATPEIGIEDNTDEPGTARASPRQETRPTPTNGHFNAEDEQIRLEARSQILQNKEMVVKSEDSVAHQPSGELTGGRSSLGSEVTEKESFGSEIGVRWSMGERHGPRPLLHLASPTAECDPIGDDDFACSVPPVSPSSPAGSLQTSPSPTSELSPRLWALMERARIQGAEEEAALQQTNQERLAEEQRLAEEQRLAEEQRLAEEQRLAEGQRLAEGQRLAEQRLAEEQRLAEGQRLAEEQRLAEGQRLAEGQRLAEGQRLAEQRLAEGQRLAEQRLAEEQRLAEGQRLAEEQRLAEEQRLAEQRLAEEQRLAEEQRLAEGQRLAEGQRLAEEQRLAEQRLAEGQRLAEERLAEGQRLAEEQRLAEEQPLAEGQRLAEGQRLAEGQRLAEGQRLAEEQRLAEEQRLAEEQRLAEEQRLAEEQRLAEGQRLAEEQRLAEERLAEGQRLAEQRLAEEQRLAEEQRLAEERLAEGQRLAEQRLAEEQRLAEEQRLAEERLAEERLAEERLAEEQRLAEEQRLAEEQRLAEQRLAEGQRLAEGQRLAEERLAEQRLAEEQRLAEEQRLAEGQRLAEGQRLAEGQRLAEQRLAEGQRLAEERRLAEGQRLAKGQRLAEEQRLAEGQRLAEGQRLAEGQRLAEEQRLAEGQRLAEGQRLAEQRLAEGQPLAEERLAEEERLGRHLAEEESLAGKQHSADTENPAAQYLAESLAGKQRSADTEHPAAQYLAESLAGKQRSADTEHPAAQYLAEEESLAGKQRSADTEHPAAQYLAEEESLAGKQRSADMEHPAAQYLAEEEDYLVARSLRVECDEPSFLESDVSRSSDWGLSESFEWSTPRSLERAAGQQGRSQTEKTDHLPSVLPTVCPTTGLDGETERLGDGQTERPGDGQTERPGDGETERPGDGQTERPGDGQTERPGDGQTERPGDGQTERPGDGQTERPGDGQTERPGDGQTERPGDGQTERPGDGQTERPGDGQTERPGDGQTGRPGDGQTERPGDGQTERPGDGQTERPGDGQTGRLGDGQTERPGDGQTERLGDGQTERPGDGQTERPGDGQTERPGDGQTERPGDGQTERPGDGQTERPGDGQTESPGDGQTGRPGDGQTGRPGDGQTERPGDGQTERPGDGQTERPGDGQTGRPGDGQTGRPGDGQTGRPGDGQTERLGDGQTERPGDGQTERPGDGQTERPGDGQTERPGDGQTERPGDGETERPGDGQTERLGDGQTERPGDGQTERPGDGQTGRLGDGQTERLGDGQTEGLTPSSEVAELGSGRDSEASPVEQPGAGDARTPGSQSKATSEEGEIVSGRNEESMDSQRDDHRARDRTSGECDQSARVESIDECLPARHGYVNDGAEQAANGEGPDQVPVRFNPSDLLLRSTQRHSKVPAQLTVIDDNLNSAPRTESVSAGEPAQAPAALELNGVTTDSSEIEGVGLAVAVETGSLADRPVLEAEARQAAGTQEETDVPPEDSTKPESIDFSFLEE, from the exons ATGGCCGACACGCACATCTCCGCCATCGCGTCCGCTCCGCTCTCCGAGTCCCTCACAGACAGAAGGCCTTTAGCTCCACTCATGGATTCTGGCAATAAATCGTCCTCAGGCCTAG gAGCCCCCAAGCCTCCTGTCAAAACAAAGCCAACCGTCCCACCCAAACCGTCTGCTGCGAAGCCTCCCCTTGCCGAACTGCCATCGGTGCGCAAGGTGAACTCACTGGCTGGGCCCAGGCCCTACGGcgcccccggagcccgcccgcaccagcCCGTCCGccgcccctcctcctcttccatctcgccctgcccctcccccacctcgccGCAGCCCCCCGCGTTGGCCGCCGggccccccacccctacctctgCGGCCCCCCCCTTGCTGGAGCTGCTGGCCGAGGCCATGAGGGGGGCGCCGCCCCAACCCACGGCCGGGCAGCCGCAGGCAGCGCCTCCCCAGGCCGGCCGGCCGGCGCCGCCCCCCACAGCCGAGCGGCCGGCCGGCAAGCCGGTCTTCCGGGTCAGGCCGGTGGCGGTACGCGGGCCGGGCAAGCGGTTCCCCGGCACCACGGTGGAGGAGATCCTGGCCAAAATGGAGGAGCcgaagagggagggggacggagggCGGCGGCGGAGTCGCGAGCTCTCGGCCAGCGAGCTTTCCCCCCGCTTCGGCTCCACATCCTTCGCATTCTTCAACCGGGAGCCCGCTGGAGGGGTCTTCACCACGACAACCAGTGAGGGCAAGGAGAATCGTCCGTCCGCGCAAGCTCGCTCGCCACCAGCAGGCCCCAACTCCCAGCCGGCAACGCCGGAGATCGGAATCGAGGACAACACAGACGAACCCGGCACAGCCAGAGCTTCCCCACGGCAGGAAACACGGCCAACACCAACCAACGG GCATTTCAATGCTGAAGACGAGCAGATCAGGTTGGAGGCCCGGTCCCAG ATCTTGCAAAACAAGGAGATGGTTGTGAAGTCCGAAGACTCCGTCGCCCATCAGCCATCTGGGGAACTGACCGGAGGGAGGAGCTCACTGGGGTCAGAGGTCACCGAGAAAGAGTCATTCGGGTCAGAGATTGGCGTGCGATGGTCAATGGGGGAACGGCATGGACCCAGGCCTCTCCTCCATTTGGCATCGCCCACTGCAGAGTGCGATCCCATAGGAGATGACGATTTTGCCTGCTCAGTACCCCCCGTCTCACCCTCGTCACCTGCCGGTTCCCTCCAGACatcaccctctcccacctctgaaCTGAGCCCAAGGCTCTGGGCACTGATGGAGCGAGCACGCATCCAGGGAGCCGAAGAGGAGGCCGCACTGCAACAAACAAACCAGGAACGTCTGGCCGAGGAGCAGCGTCTGGCCGAGGAGCAGCGTCTGGCCGAGGAGCAGCGTCTGGCCGAGGAGCAGCGTCTGGCCGAGGGGCAGCGTCTGGCCGAGGGGCAGCGTCTGGCCGAGCAGCGTCTGGCCGAGGAGCAGCGTCTGGCCGAGGGGCAGCGTCTGGCCGAGGAGCAGCGTCTGGCCGAGGGGCAGCGTCTGGCCGAGGGGCAGCGTCTGGCCGAGGGGCAGCGTCTGGCCGAGCAGCGTCTGGCCGAGGGGCAGCGTCTGGCCGAGCAGCGTCTGGCCGAGGAGCAGCGTCTGGCCGAGGGGCAGCGTCTGGCCGAGGAGCAGCGTCTGGCCGAGGAGCAGCGTCTGGCCGAGCAGCGTCTGGCCGAGGAGCAGCGTCTGGCCGAGGAGCAGCGTCTGGCCGAGGGGCAGCGTCTGGCCGAGGGGCAGCGTCTGGCCGAGGAGCAGCGTCTGGCCGAGCAGCGTCTGGCCGAGGGGCAGCGTCTGGCCGAGGAGCGTCTGGCCGAGGGGCAGCGTCTGGCCGAGGAGCAGCGTCTGGCCGAGGAGCAGCCTCTGGCCGAGGGGCAGCGTCTGGCCGAGGGGCAGCGTCTGGCCGAGGGGCAGCGTCTGGCCGAGGGGCAGCGTCTGGCCGAGGAGCAGCGTCTGGCCGAGGAGCAGCGTCTGGCCGAGGAGCAGCGTCTGGCCGAGGAGCAGCGTCTGGCCGAGGAGCAGCGTCTGGCCGAGGGGCAGCGTCTGGCCGAGGAGCAGCGTCTGGCCGAGGAGCGTCTGGCCGAGGGGCAGCGTCTGGCCGAGCAGCGTCTGGCCGAGGAGCAGCGTCTGGCCGAGGAGCAGCGTCTGGCCGAGGAGCGTCTGGCCGAGGGGCAGCGTCTGGCCGAGCAGCGTCTGGCCGAGGAGCAGCGTCTGGCCGAGGAGCAGCGTCTGGCCGAGGAGCGTCTGGCCGAGGAGCGTCTGGCCGAGGAGCGTCTGGCCGAGGAGCAGCGTCTGGCCGAGGAGCAGCGTCTGGCCGAGGAGCAGCGTCTGGCCGAGCAGCGTCTGGCCGAGGGGCAGCGTCTGGCCGAGGGGCAGCGTCTGGCCGAGGAGCGTCTGGCCGAGCAGCGTCTGGCCGAGGAGCAGCGTCTGGCCGAGGAGCAGCGTCTGGCCGAGGGGCAGCGTCTGGCCGAGGGGCAGCGTCTGGCCGAGGGGCAGCGTCTGGCCGAGCAGCGTCTGGCCGAGGGGCAGCGTCTGGCCGAGGAGCGGCGTCTGGCCGAGGGGCAGCGTCTGGCCAAGGGGCAGCGTCTGGCCGAGGAGCAGCGTCTGGCCGAGGGGCAGCGTCTGGCCGAGGGGCAGCGTCTGGCCGAGGGGCAGCGTCTGGCCGAGGAGCAGCGTCTGGCCGAGGGGCAGCGTCTGGCCGAGGGGCAGCGTCTGGCCGAGCAGCGTCTGGCCGAGGGGCAGCCTCTGGCCGAGGAGCGTCTGGCCGAGGAAGAGCGGCTGGGCAGGCACCTGGCAGAGGAGGAGAGTCTCGCTGGGAAACAGCATTCGgcagacacggagaatcccgcagcccaGTATCTGGCAGAGAGTCTCGCTGGGAAACAGCGTTCGGCAGACACGGAGCATCCCGCAGCCCAGTATCTGGCAGAGAGTCTCGCTGGGAAACAGCGTTCGGCAGACACGGAGCATCCCGCAGCCCAGtatctggcagaggaggagagtCTCGCTGGGAAACAGCGTTCGGCAGACACGGAGCATCCCGCAGCCCAGtatctggcagaggaggagagtCTCGCTGGGAAACAGCGTTCGGCAGACATGGAGCATCCCGCAGCCCAGtatctggcagaggaggaggattATCTAGTAGCCAGGAGTCTGCGAGTGGAGTGTGACGAGCCGTCTTTCCTTGAATCAGACGTCTCGAGGTCTTCAGATTGGGGCCTCTCCGAGTCCTTTGAGTGGTCGACACCCAGATCTCTGGAACGGGCGGCGGGTCAGCAAGGTCGGAGCCAGACGGAGAAAACGGACCACTTGCCCTCTGTGCTTCCCACCGTCTGCCCAACGACTGGGCTGGACGGGGAGACGGAGCGTCTCGGAGATGGGCAGACGGAGCGTCCCGGAGACGGGCAGACAGAGCGTCCCGGAGACGGGGAGACGGAGCGTCCCGGAGACGGGCAGACGGAGCGTCCCGGAGACGGGCAGACGGAGCGTCCCGGAGACGGGCAGACGGAGCGTCCCGGAGACGGGCAGACGGAGCGTCCCGGAGACGGGCAGACGGAGCGTCCCGGAGACGGGCAGACGGAGCGTCCCGGAGACGGGCAGACGGAGCGTCCCGGAGACGGGCAGACGGAGCGTCCCGGAGACGGGCAGACGGAGCGTCCCGGAGACGGGCAGACGGAGCGTCCCGGAGACGGGCAGACGGGGCGTCCCGGAGACGGGCAGACGGAGCGTCCCGGAGACGGGCAGACGGAGCGTCCCGGAGACGGGCAGACGGAGCGTCCCGGAGACGGGCAGACGGGGCGTCTCGGAGACGGGCAGACGGAGCGTCCCGGAGACGGGCAGACGGAGCGTCTCGGAGACGGGCAGACGGAGCGTCCCGGAGACGGGCAGACGGAGCGTCCCGGAGACGGGCAGACGGAGCGTCCCGGAGACGGGCAGACGGAGCGTCCCGGAGACGGGCAGACGGAGCGTCCCGGAGACGGGCAGACGGAGCGTCCCGGAGACGGGCAGACGGAGAGTCCCGGAGACGGGCAGACGGGGCGTCCCGGAGACGGGCAGACGGGGCGTCCCGGAGACGGGCAGACGGAGCGTCCCGGAGACGGGCAGACGGAGCGTCCCGGAGACGGGCAGACGGAGCGTCCCGGAGACGGGCAGACGGGGCGTCCCGGAGACGGGCAGACGGGGCGTCCCGGAGACGGGCAGACGGGGCGTCCCGGAGACGGGCAGACGGAGCGTCTCGGAGACGGGCAGACGGAGCGTCCCGGAGACGGGCAGACGGAGCGTCCCGGAGACGGGCAGACGGAGCGTCCCGGAGACGGGCAGACGGAGCGTCCCGGAGACGGGCAGACGGAGCGTCCCGGAGACGGGGAGACGGAGCGTCCCGGAGACGGGCAGACGGAGCGTCTCGGAGACGGGCAGACGGAGCGTCCCGGAGACGGGCAGACGGAGCGTCCCGGAGACGGGCAGACGGGGCGTCTCGGAGACGGGCAGACAGAACGTCTCGGAGACGGGCAGACGGAGGGACTCACACCCTCAAGCGAAGTGGCTGAACTCGGGAGTGGGCGGGACAGCGAGGCCTCCCCGGTGGAGCAGCCAGGAGCAGGGGATGCCAGGACCCCAGGGAGTCAGAGCAAGGCCACCAGCGAGGAGGGAGAGATCGTCAGTGGGCGAAACGAGGAATCGATGGATTCGCAGAGAGATGACCACAGAGCAAGAGACAGAACCAGCGGCGAGTGTGACCAG TCTGCTCGGGTGGAATCTATTGATGAGTGCCTCCCCGCACGTCACGGTTACGTCAACGACGGTGCTGAGCAGGCAGCGAATGGAGAAGGACCGGACCAGGTCCCTGTGAGGTTCAACCCCAGTGACCTGCTCCTCCGCAGCACCCAGCGGCACTCCAAGGTCCCAGCACAACTTACCGTGATCGATGACAATCTGAACTCAGCTCCCAG GACAGAGTCTGTGTCGGCAGGTGAGCCAGCACAGGCTCCTGCTGCCCTGGAGCTGAATGGAGTTACCACTGATTCCAGTGAGATTGAGGGTGTAGGCCTGGCCGTTGCTGTGGAAACAGGCAGCCTAGCTGACAGGCCTGTGCTGGAAGCAGAGGCTCGCCAAGCAGCCGGAACGCAGGAAGAAACAGATGTACCTCCCGAAGACAGTACTAAACCAGAGAGCATTGATTTCTCATTCCTGGAG